A portion of the Plodia interpunctella isolate USDA-ARS_2022_Savannah chromosome 4, ilPloInte3.2, whole genome shotgun sequence genome contains these proteins:
- the Rab3-GEF gene encoding MAP kinase-activating death domain protein isoform X6, translating into MDIQKQQLCPRLVDYLTIVGAKPYTSGKGLAPVQAPELLRRYPLTNHDDFPLPLDMVYFCQPEGCVSVGPRRAPGHPASRDCSSFVFTLTDKDSGKTRYGICVNFYRGVERAPAAGGRERVLRRESWRKSMEKSSDSAFSSDYRSSNVAPSDSERDCSATLAPRVAAADSESGGSHSPSPRAARKRQRIRNHSLTSLCLLSHHPFFSTFRECLFILKKLIDACNESSSPRRVGASRQIFRDTVWSVLTGQAYDNTPTIVLHDVKEIETWILRLLSAPVPVPGKTRIELEVLSPTAHAPLLFALPDHTRFALVDFPLHLPLELLGVDTCLKVLTLILLENKVVVQSRDYNALSMSVMALVAMLYPLEYMFPAIPLLPCCMSCAEQLLLAPTPFLIGIPATFLTYKKNFRLPDDIWLVDLDATKLISPTGSDQDLPPLPEPEGSVLKNHLKQAMHLMGYAGAGALNSLTNTTAEQASALLMPSRRDSVGGATLKVQPASLRPTASGAQSAPHSSPESRRVSLSASAGHTPQRLSLASPQAQPFNALIYGNDVDSVDVATRVAMVRFFNSQNILANFMEHTRTLRLYPRPVVAFQINSFLRSRPRTTSFLNKFARTQAVEFLAEWSLTPCNVAFLRVQTGVFDPRQIGDKPKWFADSLQPIRFPVWDDGSSLNGALRQLQRQENQPTDESGSDSEGAESTSSSYSSLSDFVSEMVSSDLSPGGNPHQQHVIGETYSAVVQVPMTLSSSLDPKTVYSPPSSLMFGGSEGPARRSPSPSPTPSASSSDRSELSDDEPPALARPHDRAPPVKKSDTDSGSFGRESDSNSTTTPKTIVSRKQQDSSTSDSERALTPSHRTTHAKSTSSGVSRQASQTSLLEQFAAQAKELVRETTRQSSQEGLLAHMDKKGKVTDGEEKKMFAPFGQLTLHAKKAAEEASKSMQEASKSALEASKTATAVSKNTFEDLTYVSKSTFGDLTKSAKEVAAKKGLLIKGDSQDSTGSGNRRDSTALQTTNLLATTHRDFFSNISSDLNGLAASTSSMFSDFFGSKGKQTKPSESVSGSSATFGPFSQGARGLVQRSPLIRHAPPAAPPEPPHARPSANSENQAFLNDLVQHVLEGEGVGWLKLNRLKKLMEDESYRNMVLSKLNRNFNRKSTPNDKVDDVFVSKPIWKGMLKVLQAVVHGLEHTYSNFGLGGMASVFQLAEMAHTHYWSKELAALEPCVLPGSALADYRHNLDTPSSTSSSRKSSQADVPIVNYPDMDSADVQSTAEMFKDMLNQKRNLLFSKLTSFDSDVGRAGGAGKPRAASVFSSKSSLSGYRPPVGVPVTSPLTSPDTARTYLYQGLIGKERSNLWDQMQFWEDAFLDAVSQERDMIGMDQGANEMMERYKCLSETERKRLEHEEDRLLSTALYNLTAAMVLFGVEADITRNKVRRLLAKSHIGLVYSQEVNHLLDVVHTLHGNDIELKPLGSRLLRRATFTVHEADAAGELRFMEVRDDGLILRSTQGTIVERWWYERLVNMTYSPKIRVLCLWRKNGGQTQLHKYYTKKCKALYYCIKEAMEKSGRRQDAAELGGEFPVQDCASGEGGLIQVCMEGVGLLFHHSKDFEFFVRLDHIRKCFTQNSGIFVLEEFNPKTRQIIQRKYKSIMADQICYAVLCVFSYFAAGQEQKKAILEQAARVPPSPQCPAPPPTPALPHTATSRFDPTLAPPDTSRRLSDSDAEPKPKTSPLAERRSPVSRAGEARASFAGGENATLGDGQRRILVDSHSRSAPESNRNVTDSRRTVKDQSRTVVESVADRQRRVADGAPLERHGSLSAKPDDVGAPQQPAGLSRSGSAPPRRPPPPSPARAPPLSRAQSQAAPPRPADPPCIPPRTSGGRGPGPPPALPPRQMSAAADLATANRTNAATAVSAASARRVSGAGLAAGGVAAVGGGVGAPFASTNPFTSPRHAEFVIPQRNNSRRSSTTDRN; encoded by the exons TGACTATAGGAGCAGCAACGTGGCGCCGAGCGACTCGGAGCGCGACTGCAGCGCGACGCTGGCGCCGCGCGTCGCGGCCGCAGACTCCGAGAGCGGCGGCTCGCACTCGCCCAGCCCGCGCGCTGCCAGGAAGCGACAG CGAATACGGAACCACTCCCTAACATCGTTGTGCCTCCTGTCCCATCACCCATTCTTCTCCACATTCCGAGAGTGCCTATTTATCCTAAAGAAGTTAATAGATGCGTGCAACGAGTCTTCCAGTCCACGGCGTGTTGGGGCGTCCAGACAAATATTTAG GGATACAGTATGGTCGGTATTGACCGGACAGGCGTATGACAACACACCTACAATAGTTCTCCACGACGTGAAAGAGATAGAAACCTGGATCCTGCGGCTTTTATCTGCGCCAGTACCGGTGCCAGGCAAGACAAGGATAGAACTAGAAGTGCTATCGCCAACTGCGCACGCGCCGCTTTTGTTCGCGCTGCCCGATCATACGCGATTTGCGCTAGTTGATTTCCCTCTACATTTGCCTTTGGAACTTTTGG GCGTGGACACGTGCTTGAAAGTGCTAACTCTGATCCTGCTGGAAAACAAAGTGGTCGTCCAATCCAGAGACTACAACGCATTGTCTATGTCTGTCATGGCGCTGGTCGCCATGTTGTATCCCTTGGAGTACATGTTCCCGGCGATCCCACTGCTGCCATGTTGTATGAGCTGCGCCGAACAGCTGTTACTGGCACCCACACCCTTCCTCATTGGAATACCAGCAACGTTCCTAACCTATAAGAAGAATTTTAg ATTACCTGATGACATATGGCTTGTGGATTTGGATGCAACGAAACTTATTTCTCCAACTGGAAGCGATCAAGACCTGCCACCGTTGCCCGAACCAGAAGGTTCAGTGCTTAAAAACCACCTGAAACAG GCCATGCATCTCATGGGATACGCCGGAGCtggt GCTCTGAACAGTTTGACGAACACGACCGCGGAGCAAGCCTCTGCGCTTCTGATGCCGTCCAGAAGAGATAGCGTTGGAGGTGCAACGTTGAA GGTGCAGCCCGCGTCGCTCCGGCCAACGGCGTCGGGCGCGCAGTCGGCGCCGCACAGCAGCCCCGAGAGCCGCCGCGTGTCGCTGAGCGCCAGCGCCGGCCACACGCCGCAGCGGCTGTCGCTGGCCTCGCCGCAAGCGCAGCCCTTCAACGCGCTCATATATGGCAACGATGTCGACTCTGTCGACGTCGCAACGAGGGTCGCCATG GTGCGCTTCTTCAACTCTCAAAACATCTTAGCCAACTTTATGGAGCACACGCGGACTCTGCGACTGTACCCGAGACCGGTCGTGGCGTTCCAAATCAACAGTTTTCTGCGTTCGCGTCCTAGAACCACGTCCTTCCTTAATAAGTTCGCGAGAACTCAG GCTGTAGAGTTCTTAGCGGAATGGTCGCTGACGCCCTGCAACGTGGCGTTCCTCAGGGTACAAACTGGGGTGTTTGACCCTCGGCAAATTGGGGACAAACCGAAATGGTTCGCCGACTCCTTGCAGCCCATCCGCTTCCCCGTGTGGGACGACGGCAGCTCACTCAACGGCGCGCTGAGACAACTACAGAGGCAGGAGAACCAACCTACCG ATGAGAGCGGGTCAGACTCCGAAGGGGCAGAGAGCACAAGCTCGTCGTACTCATCCCTCAGTGACTTTGTATCCGAAATGGTTTCGTCCGATTTATCACCCg GTGGCAACCCACATCAGCAACACGTGATTGGTGAAACGTACAGCGCAGTGGTGCAGGTTCCGATGACTTTGTCTTCTTCTTTGGATCCAAAAACG GTGTATTCGCCGCCGTCGTCCCTCATGTTCGGAGGGTCGGAGGGTCCGGCGCGGCGGTCGCCCTCCCCCTCCCCGACGCCCTCCGCGTCCAGCTCCGACCGCAGCGAGCTGTCGGACGACGAGCCGCCAGCCTTGGCTCGTCCGCACGACCGTGCGCCCCCCGTCAAGAAAAGC GACACGGACAGCGGGAGTTTCGGGCGCGAGTCTGACTCAAACTCGACGACGACGCCGAAAACGATCGTCAGCCGCAAGCAGCAGGACAGCAGCACCAGTGACTCCGAGCGGGCCCTCACGCCCTCGCACCGGACCACGCACGCCAAG AGCACAAGCAGCGGCGTGTCCCGGCAAGCGTCGCAGACGTCGCTGCTGGAGCAGTTCGCGGCGCAGGCCAAGGAGCTCGTGCGGGAGACCACGCGCCAGAGTAGCCAGGAGGGCTTGCTGGCTCACATGGACAAG AAAGGAAAAGTGACTGATGGCGAAGAGAAGAAAATGTTTGCTCCTTTCGGTCAG TTAACGCTGCATGCCAAAAAAGCGGCAGAAGAAGCATCTAAAAGTATGCAAGAGGCATCGAAATCAGCGTTAGAAGCTAGCAAAACAGCGACCGCAGTCAGTAAGAACACCTTTGAAGACCTCACCTACGTCAGCAAGTCTACCTTCGGAGATCTCACTAAAAGCGCTAAAGAAGTTGCTGCGAAAAAAGGACTTCTAATCAAG GGTGACAGTCAAGACTCGACGGGTAGCGGCAATCGACGCGACTCGACGGCACTCCAAACTACTAATCTACTTGCGACCACGCACCGGGATTTCTTCTCCAACATTAGTTCCGATCTGAATGGGCTCGCAGCCTCCACTTCTAGCATGTTCAGTGACTTTTTCGGTTCTAAGG GCAAGCAGACGAAGCCCTCGGAGTCTGTGTCCGGGTCGTCGGCGACGTTTGGTCCGTTCTCGCAGGGCGCGCGCGGGCTGGTGCAGCGCTCGCCGCTCATCCGCCAcgcgccgcccgccgcccCGCCCGAGCCGCCGCACGCCAGGCCCTCCGCCAACTCCGAGAACCAGGCCTTCCTCAACGAT CTGGTACAGCATGTCCTGGAGGGCGAAGGCGTAGGTTGGCTGAAGCTGAACCGGTTGAAGAAGCTGATGGAGGACGAGTCCTACCGCAACATGGTGCTCAGTAAACTCAACAGGAACTTCAACCGCAAGTCCACGCCCAACGACAAAGTTGATGACGTG TTCGTAAGCAAGCCGATATGGAAGGGCATGTTGAAGGTGCTTCAGGCCGTAGTGCACGGGCTGGAGCACACGTATTCCAACTTCGGCCTGGGCGGCATGGCGTCGGTGTTCCAGCTGGCGGAGATGGCGCACACGCACTACTGGAGCAAGGAGCTGGCGGCGCTCGAGCCCTGCGTGCTGCCGGGCTCCGCACTCGCAGACTATAGGCACAATTTAGACACGCCTTCGTCTACGTCGTCATCGAGGAAGAGCTCGCAAGCGG ATGTTCCGATAGTCAACTATCCCGATATGGACTCCGCCGACGTTCAAAGCACTGCAGAAATGTTTAAAGACATGCTCAACCAGAAGAGGAACCTTCTCTTCAGTAAACTGACTTCATTCGACTCggac GTGGGTCGCGCCGGCGGGGCGGGGAAGCCGCGCGCGGCGAGCGTGTTCTCTTCAAAGTCCTCTCTCAGCGGGTATCGGCCGCCGGTCGGCGTGCCTGTCACTTCGCCGCTCACTTCGCCTGATACCGCCAGGACTTATCTTTATCAGGGACTTATTG GTAAAGAAAGGTCAAACCTTTGGGACCAAATGCAATTTTGGGAGGACGCTTTCCTCGACGCCGTGAGTCAAGAGCGGGATATGATAGGCATGGACCAGGGAGCGAACGAGATGATGGAGAGGTACAAGTGTCTCAGTGAGACGGAGAGAAAACGCCTCGAACATGAAGAGGACAGACTGCTGTCCACCGCTCTATACAACTTGACTGCGGCGATGGTTCTGTTCGGAGTTGAAGCGGATATCACACGGAACAAAGTGCGGAGGTTGCTCGCTAAGAGTCACATCGGGCTTGTGTACAGTCAGGAAGTCAATCACCTACTTGATGTCGTCCATACTTTG CATGGAAACGACATCGAGCTAAAGCCGCTGGGGTCCCGCTTGCTGCGGCGCGCGACGTTCACCGTGCACGAGGCTGACGCGGCCGGAGAACTGCGCTTCATGGAGGTTCGCGACGACGGCCTCATACTACGCTCCACGCAAG gTACAATTGTGGAACGATGGTGGTACGAGCGCCTCGTCAACATGACTTACAGTCCGAAAATACGAGTTTTGTGTCTTTGGAGGAAAAATGGTGGCCAGACGcagttacataaatattatactaaaaag TGTAAAGCCCTGTACTACTGCATTAAGGAGGCGATGGAGAAGAGTGGGCGACGGCAGGACGCGGCCGAGCTGGGGGGGGAGTTCCCGGTGCAAGACTGCGCCTCGGGGGAGGGCGGCCTCATACAG GTGTGCATGGAAGGCGTCGGTCTTCTGTTCCACCACAGCAAG GATTTCGAG TTCTTTGTGCGGCTCGATCATATTCGAAAATGCTTCACACAGAACAGCGGTATCTTCGTTTTAGAAGAATTta ATCCAAAAACCAGACAAATAATTCAAAGGAAGTACAAATCTATAATG GCGGATCAGATATGCTATGCAGTGTTGTGCGTGTTTTCCTACTTCGCGGCGGGACAGGAGCAGAAGAAGGCGATTCTGGAGCAGGCGGCGCGCGTGCCTCCCTCCCCACAGTGCCCCGCGCCGCCCCCCACGCCCGCGCTCCCCCATACGGCTACGTCTCGCTTCGACCCCACGCTTGCGCCTCCCGACACTTCTCGAAGACTTTCAGACAGCGATGCCGAGCCTAAACCCAAGACTAGCCCATTG GCAGAGCGACGTTCGCCAGTGAGCCGTGCGGGGGAGGCGCGAGCCAGCTTCGCAGGGGGCGAGAACGCTACTTTGGGGGATGGTCAGAGAAGAATTCTCGTTGACAGCCACAGTAGGAGTGCGCCGGAAAGCAACAGAAACGTGACGGATAGTCGCAGAACTGTGAAGGATCAAAGTAGAACCGTGGTAGAAAGCGTGGCTGACCGGCAAAGACGGGTGGCCGACGGCGCCCCCCTCGAACGACACGGTAGTTTGTCCGCTAAGCCTGACGACGTTGGCGCACCGCAG CAGCCGGCGGGCCTGTCGCGTTCGGGCAGCGCGCCCCCGCGGCGCCCCCCGCCCCCGTCGCCCGCGCGCGCGCCCCCGCTGTCGCGTGCGCAGTCGCAGgccgcgccgccgcgcccCGCTGACCCGCCCTGC ATCCCGCCGCGTACGAGCGGCGGGCGGGGCCCGGGACCGCCGCCCGCGCTGCCGCCGCGCCAGATGTCCGCCGCCGCCGACCTCGCCACCGCGAACAG AACAAATGCAGCGACGGCAGTGAGTGCTGCGAGCGCGCGGCGTGTGAGCGGCGCTGGGCTGGCGGCGGGTGGGGTAGCGGCGGTCGGGGGAGGGGTGGGGGCGCCCTTCGCCTCCACCAACCCGTTCACCTCCCCACGACACGCGGAGTTCGTCATACCACAGAGGAACAACTCGCGACGGTCGTCTACCACGGACCGAAACTGA